A genomic segment from Methanothrix sp. encodes:
- a CDS encoding glutaredoxin family protein, with product MRCLACRIYTTPECPRCEQLKVFLERRGVSFEVVDMTTAEALTELRVNGVFTMSAPVLEINGRFYTTGDLFDGDRLKELEL from the coding sequence GTGAGGTGTTTGGCATGCAGGATCTACACAACGCCTGAGTGCCCGAGATGCGAGCAGCTGAAGGTGTTTCTTGAGAGAAGGGGTGTGAGCTTTGAGGTTGTCGATATGACAACAGCCGAGGCCCTCACAGAGCTCAGGGTCAATGGAGTGTTCACGATGTCCGCGCCGGTGCTGGAGATAAACGGCAGGTTCTACACAACCGGAGATCTGTTCGATGGCGATCGGCTCAAGGAGCTTGAGCTCTAG
- a CDS encoding DUF5612 domain-containing protein has product MGDKTSFAINIICEDRPGMLRDIAGVVAERGGNIVYTQQFVLDRGVNRGKGTVYMEIEGDVRGGIEGVVESLRSMPQVYEVTVHPSFNQIYGSRVIIIGGGAQVAQAAVGAVSEADRHNLRGERISVDTIPLVGEDAIADAVSAVSRLHRASILILAGALMGGRITEEVAKLQKEGIPVIALKMAGTVPRQADLVVTDPIQAGTFAVMHVARTAVFDINRVRGMEF; this is encoded by the coding sequence ATGGGGGATAAGACGAGCTTTGCGATAAACATAATATGCGAGGACAGGCCCGGCATGCTGCGCGATATAGCAGGCGTGGTGGCGGAGCGCGGCGGCAATATCGTCTACACCCAGCAGTTCGTCCTGGACAGGGGCGTTAACAGGGGGAAGGGGACGGTGTACATGGAGATCGAGGGGGATGTGCGTGGTGGGATTGAGGGCGTGGTGGAGTCGCTCAGATCAATGCCACAGGTATACGAGGTCACAGTGCACCCCTCATTCAACCAGATCTACGGCTCGCGGGTCATAATCATAGGAGGGGGCGCTCAGGTCGCCCAGGCTGCCGTTGGAGCGGTCAGCGAGGCCGACAGGCACAACCTGCGGGGGGAGAGGATAAGCGTCGACACGATCCCGCTTGTGGGAGAGGATGCAATCGCTGATGCCGTGAGCGCTGTGAGCAGGCTCCACAGGGCCTCGATTTTAATCCTGGCAGGCGCCCTGATGGGCGGGCGCATAACAGAGGAGGTGGCCAAGCTCCAGAAGGAGGGGATACCTGTCATAGCCCTGAAGATGGCGGGCACTGTGCCCAGGCAGGCAGACCTTGTCGTCACAGATCCGATCCAGGCGGGCACCTTCGCGGTCATGCACGTCGCCAGGACGGCAGTGTTCGATATAAACAGGGTTAGGGGTATGGAGTTCTAG